The following proteins are encoded in a genomic region of Arachis ipaensis cultivar K30076 chromosome B02, Araip1.1, whole genome shotgun sequence:
- the LOC107626995 gene encoding uncharacterized protein LOC107626995, whose product MKKEQIRDNGNYLTERILRAKLSKDFDKPIDMKYDGTKDPQEHLMAFEARMKLERAVDAVRCRAFLVTLAGLAIKWFNALSNSLITKFDNISRKFMAQFTTRTTKAKHLISLLSVTQRPDEPTRKYLDRFNDKCLTNGLMNEDFRKHFTTKPVWMTMHEIQNIAKEYINNEEVSQVVAANKRNHDKMTPRSNPPTKETPKEHFKLAALNRLPRVEKFTNYTLLLALITEIYHQITEQGILPKARQLKERTGDNKSLYYDYHRGYGHKTQDCFDRKDALK is encoded by the coding sequence ATGAAGAAAGAGCAAATACGTGATAATGGAAACTACCTCACCGAAAGAATCCTAAGAGCCAAGTTATCGAAGGATTTTGACAAGCCGATCGACATGAAGTATGATGGGACGAAGGACCCACAAGAACACCTAatggcctttgaggccaggatgaaacTAGAACGAGCTGTCGACGCAGTTCGCTGCAGGGCCTTTTTGGTGACCCTAGCCGGCCTAGCAATCAAGTGGTTTAACGCCCTCTCAAATAGCTTGATAACCAAATTCGACAACATCTCCAGAAAATTCATGGCTCAATTCACCACCAGGACCACAAAAGCGAAACACCTGATTAGCCTACTCAGCGTCACGCAACGACCAGATGAACCCACGAGGAAGTACCTTGACAGGTTCAACGATAAATGCCTAACCAACGGGCTCATGAATGAAGATTTCCGGAAGCACTTCACAACCAAGCCGGTCTGGATGACGATGCATGAAATCCAGAACATCGCGAAGGAATACATAAACAACGAGGAGGTAAGCCAAGTCGTAGCGGCCAATAAACGGAACCACGACAAAATGACACCCCGAAGTAATCCACCGACCAAAGAAACCCCAAAGGAACACTTCAAACTTGCTGCCCTCAATCGACTACCCAGAGTGGAAAAGTTCACAAACTACACCCTTCTACTGGCCCTAATCACAGAAATCTACCACCAAATAACAGAACAAGGCATCCTCCCAAAGGCCAGACAATTGAAAGAACGCACAGGCGATAACAAAAGCCTATACTATGATTATCACAGAGGATACGGACACAAGACTCAAGACTGCTTCGACCGTAAAGACGCTCTCAAATAA